From Vidua macroura isolate BioBank_ID:100142 chromosome 5, ASM2450914v1, whole genome shotgun sequence, the proteins below share one genomic window:
- the C1QTNF6 gene encoding complement C1q tumor necrosis factor-related protein 6 isoform X2, translating to MDITYLRTSLTFLFLPLVVFGAPADEPNLTEPGPGACKRCCDPLDSSTDTPPVPPSHHHFPYPVPEVRPYINITILKGEKGDRGEPGMPGKWGKEGPRGERGAQGQKGSKGQMGTAGDPCKHQYAAFSVGRKKALHSSEGFQVLIFDTVFVNLYSHFDMFNGKFYCSVGGLYYFSLNVHTWNFKETYMHIMHNEEEAVILYAQPSDRSIMQSQSLMLELQENDEIWLWLLLNYVMEKTLA from the exons ATGGACATAACCTACCTGCGCACATCCCTGaccttcctttttctccctcttgtTGTGTTTGGGGCACCCGCTGATGAACCCAACCTCACAGAACCGGGCCCTGGTGCTTGCAAGCGCTGTTGTGACCCACTGGACTCTTCCACAGATACCCCACCAGTCCCTCCCAGCCACCACCACTTTCCCTACCCAGTGCCAGAGGTCCGTCCCTATATCAACATCACCATTCTGAAGG GAGAGAAAGGAGACCGGGGAGAGCCTGGGATGCCCGGGAAATGGGGCAAAGAAGGACCACGAGGCGAGCGGGGTGCCCAGGGCCAGAAAGGCAGTAAAGGACAGATGGGCACAGCGGGAGACCCCTGCAAGCATCAGTACGCTGCATTCTCCGTCGGTCGCAAGAAAGCGCTGCACAGCAGCGAGGGCTTCCAGGTCTTGATCTTTGACACTGTCTTCGTCAACCTCTACAGCCACTTTGACATGTTCAATGGCAAGTTCTACTGCTCAGTGGGTGGACTTTACTATTTCAGCCTCAATGTCCACACCTGGAACTTCAAGGAGACCTACATGCACATCATGCACAATGAAGAAGAGGCGGTCATCCTGTATGCCCAACCCAGCGACCGCAGCATCATGCAGAGCCAGAGCCTcatgctggagctccaggaaaATGATGAGATCTGG
- the C1QTNF6 gene encoding complement C1q tumor necrosis factor-related protein 6 isoform X1, whose product MDITYLRTSLTFLFLPLVVFGAPADEPNLTEPGPGACKRCCDPLDSSTDTPPVPPSHHHFPYPVPEVRPYINITILKGEKGDRGEPGMPGKWGKEGPRGERGAQGQKGSKGQMGTAGDPCKHQYAAFSVGRKKALHSSEGFQVLIFDTVFVNLYSHFDMFNGKFYCSVGGLYYFSLNVHTWNFKETYMHIMHNEEEAVILYAQPSDRSIMQSQSLMLELQENDEIWVRLYKRERENAIYSDDVDVYITFSGYLVKPSIE is encoded by the exons ATGGACATAACCTACCTGCGCACATCCCTGaccttcctttttctccctcttgtTGTGTTTGGGGCACCCGCTGATGAACCCAACCTCACAGAACCGGGCCCTGGTGCTTGCAAGCGCTGTTGTGACCCACTGGACTCTTCCACAGATACCCCACCAGTCCCTCCCAGCCACCACCACTTTCCCTACCCAGTGCCAGAGGTCCGTCCCTATATCAACATCACCATTCTGAAGG GAGAGAAAGGAGACCGGGGAGAGCCTGGGATGCCCGGGAAATGGGGCAAAGAAGGACCACGAGGCGAGCGGGGTGCCCAGGGCCAGAAAGGCAGTAAAGGACAGATGGGCACAGCGGGAGACCCCTGCAAGCATCAGTACGCTGCATTCTCCGTCGGTCGCAAGAAAGCGCTGCACAGCAGCGAGGGCTTCCAGGTCTTGATCTTTGACACTGTCTTCGTCAACCTCTACAGCCACTTTGACATGTTCAATGGCAAGTTCTACTGCTCAGTGGGTGGACTTTACTATTTCAGCCTCAATGTCCACACCTGGAACTTCAAGGAGACCTACATGCACATCATGCACAATGAAGAAGAGGCGGTCATCCTGTATGCCCAACCCAGCGACCGCAGCATCATGCAGAGCCAGAGCCTcatgctggagctccaggaaaATGATGAGATCTGGGTGAGGCTCTACAAGCGGGAGCGGGAGAATGCCATTTACAGTGATGATGTTGATGTGTACATCACCTTCAGCGGCTACTTGGTCAAGCCCAGCATTGAATAA